The sequence TGTTTGATCTCCAATTCCTTCTTCGTTTTCTACAATAACgatgtgaaaaaaaaaaaaaaagaaaaatgatgtacatgtacatacatacttatataaatacacatttgtacgtgtacgtatgtatatgcacatatatatatacatgttaaaatatttttcaaaggAAACTAAAAGATTACATTTTCCAAATTCTGCCTAGAGAACTCTAATAATTTGGAGTTGGACTCAGCTTTTtcaatattcatttttttgcttcCTTCAGAAATgtgatatttatttaatataatttgcaGACGATtggtttatattattttatatatattgataatgGGGGGAAAGTGGTGAAAGCAATAAAAGCAGTAAAAACAGTAAAAACAGTAAAATCTGTTAACCTACGAATATGTTAAAATGACAAGCTGTAACTTTTTCGcttataatattaagaaaacgAAGAAATACAAGACCCATTATTTTTTGCTAGGTAAACATACTAAcacatttacataaatatgtgcataaaaatgaatacataaatatacgcataaaaatgaatacgtaaatatacgcataaaaataaatacgtaaatatatatttcataaaaatatacatatatatacgcataataaatatatatacataaatatatacttacatataacATGTATATTCAGTATATAATCCATAACACGACATTCACACGAAAGCTACCAATTTTGCcctaattattattactgttactacttttactttattattatttttactatgtttttcgttattttattattattatttattattttattagcgctgaattatattttaatttttctccttttcatttctttttggaaataattaaaacacCTCAAAATTTATCAACATGAAGGGCAAAAGTTTTTAACAAACACTAAACtgtttataaatttgtttatcAGGCTGTTAAAATTGTTCGTTCGTTCATTCGTTCATTCGTTCATTCGTTCATTCGTTCATTCGTTCATTCGTTCATTCGTTCATTCGTTCAttcgttttaattttttttttttttccccaatTATTTgacatatatttcttttctttttattttgatatatgCGCTAGCTCCAGTTACTGTGCATATTTgcttaaacaaatatatttttaagtgtttctaaaaaataaaaataatggcATTTATTAAAAGGGGGGATTtaccattatatatatatatattacattttttttatttttcatataccaaaaaaatatgaagttaacatgtacatatatgtatatgtatatatatatgtatacaatatTTGAAATCCTTTTAAAATGATACTTAAATGAGATAAAAATGCAATTTTTGTAAAGCTCATAAAgacattaaataaaacatgtTAAAAGAAGGtagtttaaattatttttcatttgattTATTTGACAAGTGTACCTAATGTAACATTTAAAAGAGGGAATACGCATACAAAAGATAAAAAcatcaaaattaaaaagaaggTTAAGctacatacataaaaatttttttttaggatATAAACACAAGCTATATGTAGGTATGTAAATATGAGGatataagtaatatatacatatatatacatatatatatatgtataatattattttgaaactttatgaaatttttaatatttttaaaattttttaaatattgaaatttttgaattttatgaaatctttgaaatatttgaaatttttaaaatatttgaaatatatgaaatttacGAGAATTTTAATATGCTTAAGTTTTATTGTatcatattttgtttttattacgttaatatatttgactGACCTCATATTGCAGCTTAGTTTTTtggtttatttttatgccaATACTTTATGACAGTATAtacgtattttattttgcttttttcgAAAAACTCAAGAGGACATATTAAAGAAGAGAAAAGCTCATTGAAGCGAACATATCTAAGTCAAAGTATTTAGCAACatcaaatgaacaaaaaataaaacaaaaaatgaaatataacaaaatagcAATATAGCAATATAGCAAAATAGCAATATAGCAATATAGcaatatagcaaaataacaatatagcaaaatagcaaaataacaatatagcaaaatagcaaaataacaatatagcaaaatagcaaaataacaatatagcaaaatagcaaaatagcaaaataacatattgaagattatatatatatatattttttttttttttttttaaagctatttttaataagatTTTTCTTACGACAACTAGCAGACAAATTTTATACGTAGCAAATGTATAAGAAGCTacaaaataagaattattattgtaattgTTTGAAGCAGTgaaattttgttttctcGATGTAGGTGTGCCATATTTTtacagttttttttttaaataatccTTATGTGTttattaagtaaatatatgcgATCGATTGTTACATGTAAATGCGCCTATAAACGGACACAcaaatgcacatatatatatatatatatattaatcataTTTGTAaacgttatatatttacactaCGGGCTACAATTGTCTTCACCaaaattacaatttattttacagtgctcactatttttataaaagtacaTCCTAGCTAACTGATTTTGTATCATGGTCATTCTGCTTAATTGGCGGTATAAAGCTAAGtagattatttattacaCATCTTGAGAGAGAATACagtatacacatgtacacaCGCATATAACATGTATACAAAtcaatataatacatatttgtaacaaatgaataatatcTGAATATCTCATATTACAAGCGTTACAAAATTATTGAAGAAGAAAATGGGACCATACGAAAAAGGCATACATAATAATGCGAACATTTTCAGACGTACACATCTTTTTTGAAGAGATCGAATGAATATATTCGTACAGGTTTAAACAagtgaacatatatatataaataaatataaaaattacatatgcacctatatatgtatgtataaataaatatacgtatgtgtatattttgaTCAATTTGCGTACAAATCCTAAACAAAACCGCTTGAGTGCATTTTTAGCGTCTCTGAATGgtagaaggaaaaaaaaaaaaaaaaaaaaaaaagaaagaaggaAGGAAAGAaggaaagaaagaaaaataaaagaccTATTCAAACATATTTGCTATTACAACACTTTAGAAAAGAAgcttcttatattttttttttggatcaAAATAGTTAGAcaacataatttaaatagtTGCTTCCAAACATAGTCGAAATAAGGAAGAGCTTTTCAGGGGACATCTATTACTGAggatataatttaaaaaaaaaaaattgagaaaAAGGTGTGAATAGTTTTAACCTTATTAAAACATTGTAGAAGGTTCTATGTGTCAAATTGTACAAAAAAGTGTAGACAAAACTGTATAGATATCGTTTACAAAAGTacagaaaattttttgtacaaAATTGTGTACCGCCTTAAAGAACAGTTCTTTCCGAGGAGCGCAAATCTTTGTGGGGGAAAAGCATGGGAGTTCCGACCTTCTACAGATGGCTGGTAACCAGGTATCCAAAAGTAGCGAAATCGATTTATGAAGTTAGAGACAGTGATGTATATTCAAGAAGAACAAGGGTAGAAGAAAATGGGGAATTTTTTAAGGTCCACGATTTGAGTGATTATGTAAATAACACAGATGACATGCACAGTTCAGATAATATCAATGGATATTTTGacaatttatatttagaTATGAATGGTATAATTCACTTATGTTCCCATAGTGATAATTGTAAAAGAGCAAAAAGTAATGaagaaatatttcttaacatatttctttatatagaAAGATTGTTTGATATTATTGAACCAAAGAAACTTCTATACATGGCTATTGATGGAGTTGCCCCTAAAGCTAAAATGAATCAACAAAGAAGTAGAAGATTTAAATCCATTTTATGTTCGGATATAGAAAGAAGAGCATATATGCAATTAAGAGAAAAATTTTTAGCAGAAAATCGAGTAGTCCCTGAAGAATCGAGCTACTGGGacagtaatataataacacCTGGTACTCAGTTTATGCATGAATTATCTGTtgctttaaaatattttattgaacataaaattacaaatgatgtaaaatggaaaaaagttGTTGTCATATTTTCAGATGCTAATGTATGTGGAGAAGGagaacataaaatttttaattttataaaatcacAAAGAGCACAAAAAGGATTTGATCCTAATACTAGACATGTTATTCATGGAATGGATGCAGATTTAATTATGCTTTCTTTAGCTAGTCATGAACCTTACTTTTATATACTAAGAGAAGTAATTGAATTAGATTCAAAAGGAGAAGAAAAGCCCCCAAAAAAAGACTATGTAGGTATGTTGAAAAGTAAAGAAGATTTACATTTCTGTAGTACTTATGTTAAACCTAACGACACAAGAGTAGCAcggaataaatataatgatcCTAATTACGCAAATGTTCATATGAGTAAGAATTGTACActtaattatgaaaattggAATGAATTACAAATTTTAGACTTAACTATTTTAAGAGAATATTTAGcaaaagattttttttttgattcaaattataatatagaaaGATGTATTgatgattttatttttatctgttTTTTATGTGGAAATGATTTCCTTCCTCACTTACCATCAATATCTATAGCAGGTGGTAGTATTGATCaactaattttattataccaGAAGGTTTTGCCACATTTAGGTAATTACTTAATTAATGAAGGagttataaatttaaaatcaTTTACTAAATATGTTTCATTCATTGCAGAAGTCGAAAGGGAAACATTCATTTCTCAGTacgattttaaaaaaaaaagagaaaaaagggaCCTACAAAAAGATACCTTAAAAAGGGTAAAGTGCTCCGACCCGCAGAGCACCAATTTACCCGAACTAGATGACTTAGTCGCTTCAGATGTTTTGCCAGAAACAAATGGGAATATTTCAAACAGTAGAGAGAAAAAGCAGTTGGACAAGCCAGACATTGCAATGGGGGATGCTTCAACGACAGGGGCAACATCAACAACCAATACTGTTTCGAAGAAAGTACTATACGAGTCAAAAATTCTGAGCATGCAGCCGATAAGAAATTTCAagtacaaagaaaaaaaaggcgAAAAGAGCATCAACTTTCTTATCCGTCCCATCTCCAACTCGTCCGAGCATCTTTATGATGAGCATTATAGCGAACACCACCTGAGCGAGCAGCAACTGAACGAACACCGTAGCTCCATTCGAAGCAATAACGACGAGGAATCCAGAAGTAgtagtataattaaaaataagaaatgcACGGATAATAGTCCGTATAGTAGTAATACTCCAAATGAGGACAGAGTTGAAAATAATGCTATTACAAATGAAGGGAAATTAGTACCAGCAGAGGAACAAGATAAAACGAAAGATATGAGAGatattaatgaatttaaTCAATTACTAAAAGAGGCTATTAAAAAAGCAAATGAGTGTGAGAATCCTAAGGAAGATGTTGAATTAGGTAGTGATGAAAACCCCGAAgttataagaataaaatattataaatctAAATTTCATTTAGATGATACAGATTATATAGATGAATTTGTTAAAGAAGttgtttataaatatattgaagGTTTAGCATGGGTCCTTGCTTATTATTTCCAAGCATGTCCAATGTGGAATTGGTTTTATCCTTACTATTATGCACCTTTATCATCGGATTTAATTATTgacaa comes from Plasmodium malariae genome assembly, chromosome: 7 and encodes:
- the PmUG01_07021000 gene encoding exoribonuclease, putative is translated as MGVPTFYRWLVTRYPKVAKSIYEVRDSDVYSRRTRVEENGEFFKVHDLSDYVNNTDDMHSSDNINGYFDNLYLDMNGIIHLCSHSDNCKRAKSNEEIFLNIFLYIERLFDIIEPKKLLYMAIDGVAPKAKMNQQRSRRFKSILCSDIERRAYMQLREKFLAENRVVPEESSYWDSNIITPGTQFMHELSVALKYFIEHKITNDVKWKKVVVIFSDANVCGEGEHKIFNFIKSQRAQKGFDPNTRHVIHGMDADLIMLSLASHEPYFYILREVIELDSKGEEKPPKKDYVGMLKSKEDLHFCSTYVKPNDTRVARNKYNDPNYANVHMSKNCTLNYENWNELQILDLTILREYLAKDFFFDSNYNIERCIDDFIFICFLCGNDFLPHLPSISIAGGSIDQLILLYQKVLPHLGNYLINEGVINLKSFTKYVSFIAEVERETFISQYDFKKKREKRDLQKDTLKRVKCSDPQSTNLPELDDLVASDVLPETNGNISNSREKKQLDKPDIAMGDASTTGATSTTNTVSKKVLYESKILSMQPIRNFKYKEKKGEKSINFLIRPISNSSEHLYDEHYSEHHLSEQQLNEHRSSIRSNNDEESRSSSIIKNKKCTDNSPYSSNTPNEDRVENNAITNEGKLVPAEEQDKTKDMRDINEFNQLLKEAIKKANECENPKEDVELGSDENPEVIRIKYYKSKFHLDDTDYIDEFVKEVVYKYIEGLAWVLAYYFQACPMWNWFYPYYYAPLSSDLIIDNINIHFEKDEPLLPLEQLLCVLPSNSSHCLPKMYRDLMVRHDSPIIDFYPKTFKEEENGKKYKYQWVILLPFVDKDRIIKHARPLHDTLTDEEKKRNRRGLNKIYMNSTHELSRQITKSIKKYVKEFKEKENEQQTQDDTEKETINHQSDDSLNKQEEKNTTHVEQDINGEIKTKKNNNSTYEHFFKNMNITIPINNSNNMNLFGYLNCKHEESDVHILKKIFKFSSNFSTSCNSAFFIQPEFKKHVSSLLPNHINPKKVLTILDINNEERKLRFNAPAAKRMILNSLSNNHPQIYSYSKFNHFKNLDVNHVHYNNAANHANHANHANRSNYANDHRTNGSQNYNRYSNSNNNGNYNSSNYNNSSYNNGSSKGNMNHDPYTNSQKNYWHHHNQNYQNGQNYLNDKNYQNSQNYQNSQNYQNYQNSNYSNNYPSLPYKNSSMYKMPNNNSAPHTRDNKRDNNYSTYNNSSNYNNYNNHNNSSNYNSSTYKGGNYNSGNYNNGNYNNGNYNNGNYNSYTNQRNSYSKDGAKYESPYKVSYNTNYNNNHGKYKNDRSTSQHVHNTSGNYLNDYRSYNNSGSGNHNNNNNNNSNSNMHSNSHNNSNRNYNEGNYYERNSFKNNVNSTSGVNKKTNHYNRSMPYKDKEY